The following are from one region of the Fusarium verticillioides 7600 chromosome 1, whole genome shotgun sequence genome:
- a CDS encoding hypothetical protein (At least one base has a quality score < 10), which translates to MTQPHPDVMVSEGSPRHAIVPDSTILTPDTTHALGPSPCASSSTASTPGQRATRSDWQVGNALFDLQMKPFHAPDHGITVSSSPGPPQEDKVPAASLNPYRDGRIRTAVPSKLKGRTNMKQGNFSVMHMHIQKPQITERDLAAKLTSERTAAAAKLASAQGYRYPRRPRPPHTAAPRNLPQSLSNPPSVTADIHGPLSQPPPRGTVVPYEERRAETGSAQASARLEENPLTEPDSMENVEREILAESTKGDVTPGVDHEQEDAPLLDSNSAQDVSMNQSNEIAAPVDPTQEANREQPAITKLLTTILSPEEVRAERYRLLELLRKLHPSTVVETLCSALTQFGGATRQPPSPHGESSKSGSKKSSGDLFISWISEIFPPNFAENSTTKRPSKPSTGRPRGRPKGSTKRIVNADLRPKRTAFVPLAMRPSETDHTPRSKLVKCSNAPPESVTNNTRLYTPLPCASNNQISREDRRTTSGPSMTPAESTGGSTLIMPNSSVTTSTRTKSTGRPRGRPKGSRNKPRLLPAKPASSSFNPTNSHLRESRPQSHKPTTRESMYNSLISTPDSSYVNETGRALRTTFSLPELPYPTGEAASIMQGDATGSPGCTQENKTPTAAGSSVIIQGSQGPPSHPQDADLVSSKKRKNSQEGPCTKTRVIDIPQTSPRTAGLITNPPHETQAKRLRVSQETDPRNLGTSRRCSQSADAEALAFRSSATTRHAPSISDTFASGVQAIVIGDSLSQQVPQSPSHLYQQDRGLKQFDESYQTQADQGAQVQRKHQPRHHSSQDLRSEQSIHPTSLSSPVNTQPHSRGLVAPEDVLQKVTVVDLYQRQQRHLSNKSGHSAACPFPLTAGSSSHQQAQRLDSRPLVPRHRQ; encoded by the exons ATGACCCAGCCTCATCCAGACGTCATGGTCTCAGAAGGAT CGCCTCGACATGCCATTGTGCCCGATTCGACCATCCTCACTCCCGACACTACTCATGCCCTAGGTCCTAGCCCGTGTGCCTCGTCCAGTACAGCGTCGACACCTGGACAAAGAGCCACCAGATCAGATTGGCAAGTAGGCAATGCCTTGTTTGATCTCCAGATGAAGCCATTCCATGCTCCAGATCATGGGATAACTGTTTCATCTAGCCCTGGTCCCCCGCAGGAGGACAAAGTGCCGGCTGCTAGTCTCAACCCATATCGCGATGGTCGTATCAGGACCGCGGTGCCAAGCAAGCTTAAGGGCAGGACGAACATGAAGCAAGGTAACTTCAGTGTTATGCATATGCACATCCAGAAGCCGCAAATAACGGAGCGCGACCTTGCGGCCAAGCTTACAAGTGAACgaactgctgctgctgccaaacTTGCGAGTGCTCAAGGGTATCGCTATCCAAGGAGACCGCGGCCACCACACACAGCGGCTCCTCGGAATCTTCCACAATCTCTCTCAAATCCCCCTTCAGTAACTGCAGACATTCACGGGCCACTTTCTCAGCCTCCACCCCGCGGAACTGTTGTGCCATATGAAGAGCGGCGAGCAGAGACGGGATCTGCACAAGCCAGCGCAAGGCTCGAAGAGAATCCATTGACGGAACCAGATAGCATGGAAAATGTTGAAAGAGAAATTCTAGCAGAATCAACTAAAGGAGACGTCACACCCGGGGTCGACCATGAACAAGAGGACGCTCCATTGTTAGATTCGAACTCGGCACAGGACGTCAGCATGAACCAGTCGAACGAAATTGCCGCTCCAGTAGATCCCACACAGGAGGCTAACAGAGAACAGCCTGCCATTACGAAGCTCTTGACAACAATTCTTTCACCGGAAGAGGTCAGAGCAGAGAGATatcgacttcttgaactcttgCGAAAGTTGCACCCAAGTACAGTCGTAGAAACGCTTTGCAGTGCCCTTACTCAGTTCGGTGGGGCCACTCGGCAGCCCCCATCTCCTCATGGGGAGTCCTCTAAGAGCGGCTCGAAGAAAAGCTCGGGCGATCTCTTTATTTCGTGGATTTCGGAAATCTTCCCTCCAAACTTTGCTGAAAACAGCACTACCAAAAGGCCATCGAAACCCTCAACAGGGAGACCACGAGGTAGGCCCAAGGGGAGTACGAAAAGGATAGTAAACGCAGACCTACGTCCTAAACGTACTGCCTTCGTTCCCCTGGCTATGAGGCCCAGTGAAACGGATCATACGCCGCGTTCGAAACTTGTCAAATGCTCGAATGCACCACCAGAGTCTGTTACAAATAATACACGCTTATATACGCCTCTACCGTGTGCTTCTAACAACCAAATCTCGA GGGAAGACCGAAGAACCACCTCGGGTCCATCGATGACACCCGCTGAATCAACTGGCGGCTCTACACTGATCATGCCAAATTCTTCGGTTACAACATCAACACGCACGAAGAGTACGGGCAGGCCTCGTGGTCGGCCTAAAGGGTCAAGGAACAAGCCCAGGCTACTGCCTGCCAagcctgcttcttcctcattcaACCCAACGAACTCTCATCTTAGGGAGTCAaggcctcaatctcataaGCCAACCACGAGGGAAAGCATGTATAACTCCCTAATATCCACGCCTGATTCAAGCTATGTGAACGAGACAGGCCGTGCTCTTCGAACCACATTTTCTCTCCCAGAGTTGCCCTATCCTACTGGAGAAGCGGCCAGCATAATGCAAGGTGACGCAACTGGCTCGCCTGGCTGCACGCAAGAGAACAAAACGCCAACAGCCGCTGGCAGTTCTGTTATCATACAGGGATCCCAGGGGCCACCCAGCCACCCTCAGGACGCTGACCTAGTTTCTtcaaaaaagagaaagaattCACAAGAAGGTCCTTGCACCAAGACTCGAGTGATCGATATTCCCCAAACATCCCCCAGGACCGCGGGCCTGATCACCAATCCACCTCACGAGACACAAGCCAAGCGTCTTCGTGTGTCTCAGGAGACAGATCCAAGAAACCTTGGCACTAGCAGAAGATGTTCGCAATCAGCCGATGCAGAGGCTTTAGCTTTTCGTTCAAGTGCCACTACCAGACACGCACCGTCCATATCGGACACATTCGCCTCCGGGGTACAGGCAATTGTGATTGGGGATAGTTTGAGCCAGCAAGTGCCACAAAgtccatctcatctgtaCCAGCAGGATCGAGGACTCAAGCAATTTGATGAGTCTTACCAGACccaagcagatcaaggcgCCCAAGTTCAACGCAAGCACCAGCCTCGGCATCATTCATCACAAGATTTGAGATCCGAACAGTCGATCCATCCAACGAGTCTATCCTCTCCAGTGAATACTCAGCCACATAGCCGTGGCCTCGTGGCTCCGGAGGATGTTCTCCAAAAAGTAACCGTGGTGGATTTGTACCAACGACAGCAACGACACTTGTCGAATAAATCAGGACATTCTGCTGCATGCCCTTTTCCCCTGACAGCGGGTTCAAGCTCCCATCAGCAAGCCCAAAGGCTTGACAGTCGACCCCTAGTTCCTCGACACAGGCAATAG
- a CDS encoding hypothetical protein (At least one base has a quality score < 10), with product MTQPHPDVMVSEGSPRHAIVPDSTILTPDTTHALGPSPCASSSTASTPGQRATRSDCPGPPQEDKVPAASLNPYRDGRIRTAVPSKLKGRTNMKQGNFSVMHMHIQKPQITERDLAAKLTSERTAAAAKLASAQGYRYPRRPRPPHTAAPRNLPQSLSNPPSVTADIHGPLSQPPPRGTVVPYEERRAETGSAQASARLEENPLTEPDSMENVEREILAESTKGDVTPGVDHEQEDAPLLDSNSAQDVSMNQSNEIAAPVDPTQEANREQPAITKLLTTILSPEEVRAERYRLLELLRKLHPSTVVETLCSALTQFGGATRQPPSPHGESSKSGSKKSSGDLFISWISEIFPPNFAENSTTKRPSKPSTGRPRGRPKGSTKRIVNADLRPKRTAFVPLAMRPSETDHTPRSKLVKCSNAPPESVTNNTRLYTPLPCASNNQISREDRRTTSGPSMTPAESTGGSTLIMPNSSVTTSTRTKSTGRPRGRPKGSRNKPRLLPAKPASSSFNPTNSHLRESRPQSHKPTTRESMYNSLISTPDSSYVNETGRALRTTFSLPELPYPTGEAASIMQGDATGSPGCTQENKTPTAAGSSVIIQGSQGPPSHPQDADLVSSKKRKNSQEGPCTKTRVIDIPQTSPRTAGLITNPPHETQAKRLRVSQETDPRNLGTSRRCSQSADAEALAFRSSATTRHAPSISDTFASGVQAIVIGDSLSQQVPQSPSHLYQQDRGLKQFDESYQTQADQGAQVQRKHQPRHHSSQDLRSEQSIHPTSLSSPVNTQPHSRGLVAPEDVLQKVTVVDLYQRQQRHLSNKSGHSAACPFPLTAGSSSHQQAQRLDSRPLVPRHRQ from the exons ATGACCCAGCCTCATCCAGACGTCATGGTCTCAGAAGGAT CGCCTCGACATGCCATTGTGCCCGATTCGACCATCCTCACTCCCGACACTACTCATGCCCTAGGTCCTAGCCCGTGTGCCTCGTCCAGTACAGCGTCGACACCTGGACAAAGAGCCACCAGATCAGATTG CCCTGGTCCCCCGCAGGAGGACAAAGTGCCGGCTGCTAGTCTCAACCCATATCGCGATGGTCGTATCAGGACCGCGGTGCCAAGCAAGCTTAAGGGCAGGACGAACATGAAGCAAGGTAACTTCAGTGTTATGCATATGCACATCCAGAAGCCGCAAATAACGGAGCGCGACCTTGCGGCCAAGCTTACAAGTGAACgaactgctgctgctgccaaacTTGCGAGTGCTCAAGGGTATCGCTATCCAAGGAGACCGCGGCCACCACACACAGCGGCTCCTCGGAATCTTCCACAATCTCTCTCAAATCCCCCTTCAGTAACTGCAGACATTCACGGGCCACTTTCTCAGCCTCCACCCCGCGGAACTGTTGTGCCATATGAAGAGCGGCGAGCAGAGACGGGATCTGCACAAGCCAGCGCAAGGCTCGAAGAGAATCCATTGACGGAACCAGATAGCATGGAAAATGTTGAAAGAGAAATTCTAGCAGAATCAACTAAAGGAGACGTCACACCCGGGGTCGACCATGAACAAGAGGACGCTCCATTGTTAGATTCGAACTCGGCACAGGACGTCAGCATGAACCAGTCGAACGAAATTGCCGCTCCAGTAGATCCCACACAGGAGGCTAACAGAGAACAGCCTGCCATTACGAAGCTCTTGACAACAATTCTTTCACCGGAAGAGGTCAGAGCAGAGAGATatcgacttcttgaactcttgCGAAAGTTGCACCCAAGTACAGTCGTAGAAACGCTTTGCAGTGCCCTTACTCAGTTCGGTGGGGCCACTCGGCAGCCCCCATCTCCTCATGGGGAGTCCTCTAAGAGCGGCTCGAAGAAAAGCTCGGGCGATCTCTTTATTTCGTGGATTTCGGAAATCTTCCCTCCAAACTTTGCTGAAAACAGCACTACCAAAAGGCCATCGAAACCCTCAACAGGGAGACCACGAGGTAGGCCCAAGGGGAGTACGAAAAGGATAGTAAACGCAGACCTACGTCCTAAACGTACTGCCTTCGTTCCCCTGGCTATGAGGCCCAGTGAAACGGATCATACGCCGCGTTCGAAACTTGTCAAATGCTCGAATGCACCACCAGAGTCTGTTACAAATAATACACGCTTATATACGCCTCTACCGTGTGCTTCTAACAACCAAATCTCGA GGGAAGACCGAAGAACCACCTCGGGTCCATCGATGACACCCGCTGAATCAACTGGCGGCTCTACACTGATCATGCCAAATTCTTCGGTTACAACATCAACACGCACGAAGAGTACGGGCAGGCCTCGTGGTCGGCCTAAAGGGTCAAGGAACAAGCCCAGGCTACTGCCTGCCAagcctgcttcttcctcattcaACCCAACGAACTCTCATCTTAGGGAGTCAaggcctcaatctcataaGCCAACCACGAGGGAAAGCATGTATAACTCCCTAATATCCACGCCTGATTCAAGCTATGTGAACGAGACAGGCCGTGCTCTTCGAACCACATTTTCTCTCCCAGAGTTGCCCTATCCTACTGGAGAAGCGGCCAGCATAATGCAAGGTGACGCAACTGGCTCGCCTGGCTGCACGCAAGAGAACAAAACGCCAACAGCCGCTGGCAGTTCTGTTATCATACAGGGATCCCAGGGGCCACCCAGCCACCCTCAGGACGCTGACCTAGTTTCTtcaaaaaagagaaagaattCACAAGAAGGTCCTTGCACCAAGACTCGAGTGATCGATATTCCCCAAACATCCCCCAGGACCGCGGGCCTGATCACCAATCCACCTCACGAGACACAAGCCAAGCGTCTTCGTGTGTCTCAGGAGACAGATCCAAGAAACCTTGGCACTAGCAGAAGATGTTCGCAATCAGCCGATGCAGAGGCTTTAGCTTTTCGTTCAAGTGCCACTACCAGACACGCACCGTCCATATCGGACACATTCGCCTCCGGGGTACAGGCAATTGTGATTGGGGATAGTTTGAGCCAGCAAGTGCCACAAAgtccatctcatctgtaCCAGCAGGATCGAGGACTCAAGCAATTTGATGAGTCTTACCAGACccaagcagatcaaggcgCCCAAGTTCAACGCAAGCACCAGCCTCGGCATCATTCATCACAAGATTTGAGATCCGAACAGTCGATCCATCCAACGAGTCTATCCTCTCCAGTGAATACTCAGCCACATAGCCGTGGCCTCGTGGCTCCGGAGGATGTTCTCCAAAAAGTAACCGTGGTGGATTTGTACCAACGACAGCAACGACACTTGTCGAATAAATCAGGACATTCTGCTGCATGCCCTTTTCCCCTGACAGCGGGTTCAAGCTCCCATCAGCAAGCCCAAAGGCTTGACAGTCGACCCCTAGTTCCTCGACACAGGCAATAG
- a CDS encoding V-type H+-transporting ATPase subunit C, whose protein sequence is MSTKYAFLSLPQGVFDSSDRDDAISSLRGTISSDNGSVLPFNIPDFKIGTLDALVQQADELTKLEASCQAVVSKVADSLKNVLEGDEDRIAQYKMVNDKPTDQYVSTFSWNKIRYRADKSLAELISTLQKELANVDTDVKTKFNQYNSVKTNLAALQRRQTGNLSTKSLTPIVDPKLLVQDSEYIETHLIVVPGNAKKDFIKEYETISPMVVPRSAVEVAKDDEFVLFAVATFKKHSAEFLAKCREQKWTPRQYKYVEGGRQEEQRELDRVTNEERKVCGEALRMGRTGWSESVMIWIHVMTLRVFVEAVLRYGLPLDYVSVLVKTTSKLAPKVKAALDLSYSFLGGNAFGRDKRGKITKDDAALSSEMAAAGFQTGEGHEYTAYVYYEIEFP, encoded by the exons ATGTCGACGAAATACGCATTCCTATCTTTGCCCCAGGGCGTCTTTGACTCGAGCGATCGCGATGATGCCATATCATCATTGCGCGGGACCATCTCGTCCGACAATGGGTCCGTTCTGCCTTTCAACATCCCCGACTTCAAGATCGGCACTCTGGATGCCCTGGTGCAACAGGCAGATGAGCTTACCAAGCTCGAGGCGTCATGCCAGGCTGTTGTGTCCAAGGTCGCCGATTCTCTGAAGAATGTGCTCGAGGGTGACGAAGATCGTATCGCCCAGTATAAGATGGTCAACGATA AACCCACTGATCAATACGTGAGCACTTTCAGCTGGAACAAAATCCGATATCGAGCCGACAAGTCTCTTGCAGAACTTATCAGCACTTTGCAAAAG GAATTAGCTAACGTTGATACCGACGTTAAGACAAAGTTTAATCAGTATAACTCTGTCAAGACAAACCTTGCGGCTCTGCAGCGCCGCCAGAC CGGCAACCTCTCTACCAAGTCCTTGACCCCCATTGTCGACCCGAAACTTCTTGTGCAGGATTCTGAGTACATCGAGACACACCTCATTGTTGTTCCTGGCAATGCAAAGAAGGATTTCATTAAGGAGTATGAGACAATATCACCCATGGTTGTGCCACGCTCGGCTGTCGAGGTGGCCAAGGATGACGAGTTTGTTCTCTTTGCTGTGGCGACATTTAAGAAGCATAGCGCCGAATTCCTCGCCAAGTGCCGAGAACAGAAGTGGACGCCCCGTCAGTACAAGTACGTTGAGGGTGgtcgacaagaagagcaaagggAGCTCGATCGAGTCACCAATGAAGAGCGCAAGGTTTGTGGCGAGGCTCTGCGTATGGGACGTACGGGATGGAGTGAAAGTGTCATGATCTGGATACATGTTATGACATTAAGGGTCTTTGTTGAGGCAGTGCTTCGCTATGGCCTGCCTCTAGATTACGTATCGGTCCTAGTCAAG ACTACATCCAAGCTGGCgcccaaggtcaaggctgcACTGGACTTAAGCTACTCGTTCCTGGGCGGCAATGCCTTTGGACGGGACAAGCGAGGCAAGATTACCAAGGACGACGCTGCGCTGAGCTCGGAGATGGCAGCCGCTGGTTTTCAGACTGGCGAGGGACACGAATACACGGCATACGTATACTACGAGATCGAGTTTCCTTAG
- a CDS encoding V-type H+-transporting ATPase subunit C, producing MSTKYAFLSLPQGVFDSSDRDDAISSLRGTISSDNGSVLPFNIPDFKIGTLDALVQQADELTKLEASCQAVVSKVADSLKNVLEGDEDRIAQYKMVNDKPTDQYVSTFSWNKIRYRADKSLAELISTLQKELANVDTDVKTKFNQYNSVKTNLAALQRRQTGNLSTKSLTPIVDPKLLVQDSEYIETHLIVVPGNAKKDFIKEYETISPMVVPRSAVEVAKDDEFVLFAVATFKKHSAEFLAKCREQKWTPRQYKYVEGGRQEEQRELDRVTNEERKVCGEALRMGRTGWSESVMIWIHVMTLRVFVEAVLRYGLPLDYVSVLVKVSLSNVSQFTSLITFADYIQAGAQGQGCTGLKLLVPGRQCLWTGQARQDYQGRRCAELGDGSRWFSDWRGTRIHGIRILRDRVSLANGAAGRLAKGRQAEKEER from the exons ATGTCGACGAAATACGCATTCCTATCTTTGCCCCAGGGCGTCTTTGACTCGAGCGATCGCGATGATGCCATATCATCATTGCGCGGGACCATCTCGTCCGACAATGGGTCCGTTCTGCCTTTCAACATCCCCGACTTCAAGATCGGCACTCTGGATGCCCTGGTGCAACAGGCAGATGAGCTTACCAAGCTCGAGGCGTCATGCCAGGCTGTTGTGTCCAAGGTCGCCGATTCTCTGAAGAATGTGCTCGAGGGTGACGAAGATCGTATCGCCCAGTATAAGATGGTCAACGATA AACCCACTGATCAATACGTGAGCACTTTCAGCTGGAACAAAATCCGATATCGAGCCGACAAGTCTCTTGCAGAACTTATCAGCACTTTGCAAAAG GAATTAGCTAACGTTGATACCGACGTTAAGACAAAGTTTAATCAGTATAACTCTGTCAAGACAAACCTTGCGGCTCTGCAGCGCCGCCAGAC CGGCAACCTCTCTACCAAGTCCTTGACCCCCATTGTCGACCCGAAACTTCTTGTGCAGGATTCTGAGTACATCGAGACACACCTCATTGTTGTTCCTGGCAATGCAAAGAAGGATTTCATTAAGGAGTATGAGACAATATCACCCATGGTTGTGCCACGCTCGGCTGTCGAGGTGGCCAAGGATGACGAGTTTGTTCTCTTTGCTGTGGCGACATTTAAGAAGCATAGCGCCGAATTCCTCGCCAAGTGCCGAGAACAGAAGTGGACGCCCCGTCAGTACAAGTACGTTGAGGGTGgtcgacaagaagagcaaagggAGCTCGATCGAGTCACCAATGAAGAGCGCAAGGTTTGTGGCGAGGCTCTGCGTATGGGACGTACGGGATGGAGTGAAAGTGTCATGATCTGGATACATGTTATGACATTAAGGGTCTTTGTTGAGGCAGTGCTTCGCTATGGCCTGCCTCTAGATTACGTATCGGTCCTAGTCAAGGTGAGCCTATCGAATGTGTCCCAATTCACATCACTGATCACATTCGCAGACTACATCCAAGCTGGCgcccaaggtcaaggctgcACTGGACTTAAGCTACTCGTTCCTGGGCGGCAATGCCTTTGGACGGGACAAGCGAGGCAAGATTACCAAGGACGACGCTGCGCTGAGCTCGGAGATGGCAGCCGCTGGTTTTCAGACTGGCGAGGGACACGAATACACGGCATACGTATACTACGAGATCGAGTTTCCTTAGCGAATGGCGCGGCTGGAAGGTTGGCGAAAGGAAGACAagctgagaaagaagaacgATAG
- a CDS encoding hypothetical protein (At least one base has a quality score < 10) → MTQPHPDVMVSEGSPRHAIVPDSTILTPDTTHALGPSPCASSSTASTPGQRATRSDWQVGNALFDLQMKPFHAPDHGITVSSSPGPPQEDKVPAASLNPYRDGRIRTAVPSKLKGRTNMKQGNFSVMHMHIQKPQITERDLAAKLTSERTAAAAKLASAQGYRYPRRPRPPHTAAPRNLPQSLSNPPSVTADIHGPLSQPPPRGTVVPYEERRAETGSAQASARLEENPLTEPDSMENVEREILAESTKGDVTPGVDHEQEDAPLLDSNSAQDVSMNQSNEIAAPVDPTQEANREQPAITKLLTTILSPEEVRAERYRLLELLRKLHPSTVVETLCSALTQFGGATRQPPSPHGESSKSGSKKSSGDLFISWISEIFPPNFAENSTTKRPSKPSTGRPRGRPKGSTKRIVNADLRPKRTAFVPLAMRPSETDHTPRSKLVKCSNAPPESVTNNTRLYTPLPCASNNQISSKLLPRVTKGRISIAAAPSITPRLINVSGEDRRTTSGPSMTPAESTGGSTLIMPNSSVTTSTRTKSTGRPRGRPKGSRNKPRLLPAKPASSSFNPTNSHLRESRPQSHKPTTRESMYNSLISTPDSSYVNETGRALRTTFSLPELPYPTGEAASIMQGDATGSPGCTQENKTPTAAGSSVIIQGSQGPPSHPQDADLVSSKKRKNSQEGPCTKTRVIDIPQTSPRTAGLITNPPHETQAKRLRVSQETDPRNLGTSRRCSQSADAEALAFRSSATTRHAPSISDTFASGVQAIVIGDSLSQQVPQSPSHLYQQDRGLKQFDESYQTQADQGAQVQRKHQPRHHSSQDLRSEQSIHPTSLSSPVNTQPHSRGLVAPEDVLQKVTVVDLYQRQQRHLSNKSGHSAACPFPLTAGSSSHQQAQRLDSRPLVPRHRQ, encoded by the exons ATGACCCAGCCTCATCCAGACGTCATGGTCTCAGAAGGAT CGCCTCGACATGCCATTGTGCCCGATTCGACCATCCTCACTCCCGACACTACTCATGCCCTAGGTCCTAGCCCGTGTGCCTCGTCCAGTACAGCGTCGACACCTGGACAAAGAGCCACCAGATCAGATTGGCAAGTAGGCAATGCCTTGTTTGATCTCCAGATGAAGCCATTCCATGCTCCAGATCATGGGATAACTGTTTCATCTAGCCCTGGTCCCCCGCAGGAGGACAAAGTGCCGGCTGCTAGTCTCAACCCATATCGCGATGGTCGTATCAGGACCGCGGTGCCAAGCAAGCTTAAGGGCAGGACGAACATGAAGCAAGGTAACTTCAGTGTTATGCATATGCACATCCAGAAGCCGCAAATAACGGAGCGCGACCTTGCGGCCAAGCTTACAAGTGAACgaactgctgctgctgccaaacTTGCGAGTGCTCAAGGGTATCGCTATCCAAGGAGACCGCGGCCACCACACACAGCGGCTCCTCGGAATCTTCCACAATCTCTCTCAAATCCCCCTTCAGTAACTGCAGACATTCACGGGCCACTTTCTCAGCCTCCACCCCGCGGAACTGTTGTGCCATATGAAGAGCGGCGAGCAGAGACGGGATCTGCACAAGCCAGCGCAAGGCTCGAAGAGAATCCATTGACGGAACCAGATAGCATGGAAAATGTTGAAAGAGAAATTCTAGCAGAATCAACTAAAGGAGACGTCACACCCGGGGTCGACCATGAACAAGAGGACGCTCCATTGTTAGATTCGAACTCGGCACAGGACGTCAGCATGAACCAGTCGAACGAAATTGCCGCTCCAGTAGATCCCACACAGGAGGCTAACAGAGAACAGCCTGCCATTACGAAGCTCTTGACAACAATTCTTTCACCGGAAGAGGTCAGAGCAGAGAGATatcgacttcttgaactcttgCGAAAGTTGCACCCAAGTACAGTCGTAGAAACGCTTTGCAGTGCCCTTACTCAGTTCGGTGGGGCCACTCGGCAGCCCCCATCTCCTCATGGGGAGTCCTCTAAGAGCGGCTCGAAGAAAAGCTCGGGCGATCTCTTTATTTCGTGGATTTCGGAAATCTTCCCTCCAAACTTTGCTGAAAACAGCACTACCAAAAGGCCATCGAAACCCTCAACAGGGAGACCACGAGGTAGGCCCAAGGGGAGTACGAAAAGGATAGTAAACGCAGACCTACGTCCTAAACGTACTGCCTTCGTTCCCCTGGCTATGAGGCCCAGTGAAACGGATCATACGCCGCGTTCGAAACTTGTCAAATGCTCGAATGCACCACCAGAGTCTGTTACAAATAATACACGCTTATATACGCCTCTACCGTGTGCTTCTAACAACCAAATCTCGAGTAAGCTACTTCCCCGTGTTACGAAGGGCCGTATTTCTATAGCAGCCGCTCCCTCAATCACCCCTAGATTGATAAATGTTTCAGGGGAAGACCGAAGAACCACCTCGGGTCCATCGATGACACCCGCTGAATCAACTGGCGGCTCTACACTGATCATGCCAAATTCTTCGGTTACAACATCAACACGCACGAAGAGTACGGGCAGGCCTCGTGGTCGGCCTAAAGGGTCAAGGAACAAGCCCAGGCTACTGCCTGCCAagcctgcttcttcctcattcaACCCAACGAACTCTCATCTTAGGGAGTCAaggcctcaatctcataaGCCAACCACGAGGGAAAGCATGTATAACTCCCTAATATCCACGCCTGATTCAAGCTATGTGAACGAGACAGGCCGTGCTCTTCGAACCACATTTTCTCTCCCAGAGTTGCCCTATCCTACTGGAGAAGCGGCCAGCATAATGCAAGGTGACGCAACTGGCTCGCCTGGCTGCACGCAAGAGAACAAAACGCCAACAGCCGCTGGCAGTTCTGTTATCATACAGGGATCCCAGGGGCCACCCAGCCACCCTCAGGACGCTGACCTAGTTTCTtcaaaaaagagaaagaattCACAAGAAGGTCCTTGCACCAAGACTCGAGTGATCGATATTCCCCAAACATCCCCCAGGACCGCGGGCCTGATCACCAATCCACCTCACGAGACACAAGCCAAGCGTCTTCGTGTGTCTCAGGAGACAGATCCAAGAAACCTTGGCACTAGCAGAAGATGTTCGCAATCAGCCGATGCAGAGGCTTTAGCTTTTCGTTCAAGTGCCACTACCAGACACGCACCGTCCATATCGGACACATTCGCCTCCGGGGTACAGGCAATTGTGATTGGGGATAGTTTGAGCCAGCAAGTGCCACAAAgtccatctcatctgtaCCAGCAGGATCGAGGACTCAAGCAATTTGATGAGTCTTACCAGACccaagcagatcaaggcgCCCAAGTTCAACGCAAGCACCAGCCTCGGCATCATTCATCACAAGATTTGAGATCCGAACAGTCGATCCATCCAACGAGTCTATCCTCTCCAGTGAATACTCAGCCACATAGCCGTGGCCTCGTGGCTCCGGAGGATGTTCTCCAAAAAGTAACCGTGGTGGATTTGTACCAACGACAGCAACGACACTTGTCGAATAAATCAGGACATTCTGCTGCATGCCCTTTTCCCCTGACAGCGGGTTCAAGCTCCCATCAGCAAGCCCAAAGGCTTGACAGTCGACCCCTAGTTCCTCGACACAGGCAATAG
- a CDS encoding adenylyl-sulfate kinase — protein MATNITWHPSLSRKERNETRGQRGLTIWLTGLSASGKSTVATALEQHLLHLGVAAYRLDGDNVRFGLNKDLGFSEADRNENIRRISEVAKLFADSSTIAITSFISPYRADRKVARDLHEQATQGGDEPIPFIEVYVDVPLEVAEQRDPKGLYKKARAGEIKDFTGISAPYEEPENAEITIKTHESSVEECVAQIVQWLSEKGYLNKK, from the exons ATGGCTAC CAACATCACCTGGCACCCTTCCTTGTCGCGCAAGGAGCGTAACGAGACCCGTGGACAGCGCGGTCTCACCATCTGGCTGACCGGTCTCTCTGCTTCTGGCAAGTCCACTGTCGCCACTGCGCTTGAGCAgcatctccttcacctcgGCGTCGCTGCCTACCGTCTAGACGGCGACAATGTCCGCTTCGGACTGAACAAGGACCTTGGCTTCTCAGAGGCTGACCGAAACGAGAACATTCGCCGCATCTCCGAAGTTGCCAAGCTCTTCGCGGACTCATCCACCATCGCCATTACCTCTTTTATCTCTCCCTACAGAGCTGATCGCAAGGTCGCCCGTGATCTGCACGAGCAAGCCACACAGGGCGGCGATGAGCCAATCCCCTTTATCGAAGTCTACGTTGATGTGCCCCTCGAAGTTGCCGAGCAGCGTGATCCCAAGGGTCTTTACAAGAAGGCTCGCGCtggtgagatcaaggatTTCACTGGCATTTCTGCTCCTTACGAGGAGCCCGAGAACGCCGAGATCACTATCAAGACTCACGAGAGCTCAGTTGAGGAGTGTGTTGCTCAGATCGTTCAGTGGCTCAGTGAGAAGGGTTATCTCAATAAGAAATAG